In the genome of Caenorhabditis elegans chromosome IV, the window TTTCTCATGAATTTTCATACACTTTCACTCAAATCGGATTTGTTTCTACGTTGATATTCAACTTATTGTTTCTATATCTCACTGCTTTTCATATTAAGAAAATCACTGGAACATACAAACTTATGGTCcttattttcacttttattggaattgttttttctgCTTGGGAGCTAGTTGCTAGACCATTTGCTCACAATTACAATAAAGCGTTGATATATTTTAGTCTAAATTCATGGCTACAGGAGTATCCAGAGTTTCTCCAATTTGCTATAATACTCTTTGCAAGCTTttatttggttattttggCAATTATTGCTGTTCAATTTGCTTTTCGGTACTTCACTCTCTGTAAACCACatctttccaaaaagtttggTGGATACGGAGTTATAGTTTGGTTGCTCTATTCACTCATTTCTGGGTTTATATATGGAGGTGCATTAGGCTATTTCGGATATCCTGATATCTATTCAGATGATTACATGAGGTAAGAACTCAAAGAGCCCAATAGAAGATGTATTCAATTGTTTCAGTGACGTAGTTGAAGAATGGTACAACCGCACAATAACCAGCTTCCCGCGTTTTCTTATAATTCCTTACGtgagtttcaaaacttttttagaaaattctatgaaactTTTGATCTCTAAAGATGAGGGATATTTAATGTAGCTTAATTGAAGAttatattcaaataaattgttgTATTTTAGGCAGCAGATGGTTCTGTGAGATGgcagaatattgattttttgatcgttggagtttttattttggaattacAATATGCCATAATTATTTATTGTGGTGTTCGAATGCATACAATTCTTCAAAAAGAACTTCAACAACAATCAATTGTCaaccaaaaacttcaaaaacaattcTTCAGAGCTCTTGTAGTACAAACCGTTGTTCCAACATTCTTGTTCGTGCTTCCAATAGCTCCATTTTTAATTGGTCCGTTACTTGAACCAATTATTGAAATCGGAATGAACTTTCCAACTGGATGGATGTATGTTATATTGACTATCTATTCACCTATTGATACAATCGCATTTATGATGATTGTTCAAGAATACAAAAAAGCTTTGAGAGGTTTGACTGAGAATTTGGAACAGTtgaaattatactttttcagaagtttttcaTCCAATTCTTCCTAAGAGAGTCAAGGTAATGAGCGAACTTACTATGCCAACAGGCCCAACGTCCACTTCCCGAGCAATTTAATTTGATATGAAAAAGCCTGCAAATCATTTTTGTTTGTGcatttaatttattcattCAGATTAAGAACTTTataattccaataaaaatgtttatgtgATCTGTGTtgataaaatttcacaaatcaGAACACAATaggaacaaaaattttcaactgcgAAAGCACTATTATGAGCAAAATATGAATCATACTCATGAATTGAGTCACAACCAAAAAAGTAGTGAAAATAATATAGTTGATGTTATAGTTGATGATGTATGTTATAGTTGATGATgatgttatatttttttggctatcacagtttttaaaagttctcactatttttcttttaaaaaaatcataaaaattcaacaacaTATCCAGTTCGGTTTATTCGGCCGgcattcaattttctgaaacttttaagTTTGAACGTACGAGAAGCTTATCGTGTTAAGCATCTCCCATTTTGAATACAAACCGACAAGAAGGAAAAGATTAATCCTAACTTTCTCCAAAGTATTTTACTTTACCATTCATAGTTCTATTTGCTTACTCATCTCTTCATTTTATTCTCTACTTTTCAAAGAAACAAGTTCAGGTGTCAAATAGTTTCTCTGAATCACTATTCGCTTTTCGTTTAAGCCCCCTTCTTTCCACATGACGTAATTTCAATTCAAGACTGCCTGGGACTCTCATCATTCCACAATCTCTCACTTCACAGTGTAAAGCTTCGGTCTTCTTTTCCTCTAAATGCCCATTATGTCCTTGTAACCTTCAAGCGATTACTCATCAACAGGTCCCGATGGTATAAAAGGGAATTGAAAGGGTCAAATGTCATAATCAAACTATACAATAAACATGACTTCCAGCTTTTTGTATGTTCTTTTCACTGTTTCTTGTTTGGCAGCACTTGTCTCAATTTCTGAAGCATGCTTCGCTTCGGGAATCTGTGGAGGAGGATgtcctccaccaccacctccaatGTGCTCGGGAGGTAAATACAAAAACTCTTTctttaaaatagaaattgaaTTCTTGATATTCAGGATGTGGAGGTGGATACTCATGTGGTTCATATGGATGTTATAGAGCCAGAGCTCGAGGATCAAAGActctttcttttaaaaaaccagtAAGACTTTCAATCTcacagaaaattctaaaattatcaatttcagaGTGAAATGAACCCAGATGAGAGATTCATGAAGTGCTGTGAAGATCGTAACCTGCCAGACTCTTGCCTCTCAAAATGCTCTTACCGTTCATACACCAAATCAGCTCTTCAATCAATGTACTTCAAGCAAGACTCGTGCCCAATGCAAGCAGCCGCTGACATTCAATTCTGTGCTGCTCAAGGAAAAGATCACACCGCGTGCTGTGCTAGAAATGCAGTTGGAACTACATTAGCTGGTAATAAGGTCAGTTAAAAACCAGACTGTGATTAGCTAGACAGAAATATCTTCGAGGGCGAAAACATGACGTTGTTTGTTTTGAGAGAATACATCATCTTATGcgactaaaaatatatttacgACATCTCACTCAGactagttttgaaatttaaatattgagCAATTCAACAGTATCGACTGAgaacaataaatattttatgaaaattgcagTGCTTCACC includes:
- the str-44 gene encoding Seven TM Receptor (Partially confirmed by transcript evidence), giving the protein MHISHEFSYTFTQIGFVSTLIFNLLFLYLTAFHIKKITGTYKLMVLIFTFIGIVFSAWELVARPFAHNYNKALIYFSLNSWLQEYPEFLQFAIILFASFYLVILAIIAVQFAFRYFTLCKPHLSKKFGGYGVIVWLLYSLISGFIYGGALGYFGYPDIYSDDYMSDVVEEWYNRTITSFPRFLIIPYAADGSVRWQNIDFLIVGVFILELQYAIIIYCGVRMHTILQKELQQQSIVNQKLQKQFFRALVVQTVVPTFLFVLPIAPFLIGPLLEPIIEIGMNFPTGWMYVILTIYSPIDTIAFMMIVQEYKKALREVFHPILPKRVKVMSELTMPTGPTSTSRAI
- the dbd-13 gene encoding DB domain-containing protein (Confirmed by transcript evidence); its protein translation is MTSSFLYVLFTVSCLAALVSISEACFASGICGGGCPPPPPPMCSGGCGGGYSCGSYGCYRARARGSKTLSFKKPSEMNPDERFMKCCEDRNLPDSCLSKCSYRSYTKSALQSMYFKQDSCPMQAAADIQFCAAQGKDHTACCARNAVGTTLAGNKCFTFCDQRPGNVTQLDMSYLACYDRFENMKACFYQKASEASDPIVSFSNDRDNNREFAVDTETAEFRRPSQEHFRAPTSPQLPQNPLFAVQNLLARTFGQ